One window of Anaerolineales bacterium genomic DNA carries:
- a CDS encoding formylglycine-generating enzyme family protein, with the protein MHSKNLLIIIILSLLAAGCALLPTPKPVVSASPPADAEPGDRWTSSVDGMTLVLVPAGEFRMGSDDGDYDERPLRTETTEAFWIDLTEVTQGMYAHCSDCPIPDCFRGDDEHPVVCVDWDAARTYCEWAGRRLLTEKEWEKAARGTDGRIYPWGNELASCDYAVMFDPVLGNGCGSGDSAWAVGSKPEGASPYGVLDMAGNVWEWVEDWDPYATNGAGRVLRGGGYFSIPATVRAAKREVLHLPLDKNDSLGFRCGASAE; encoded by the coding sequence ATGCACTCCAAGAACCTACTAATCATCATAATCCTCAGCCTCCTCGCCGCCGGCTGCGCGCTGCTGCCCACGCCGAAGCCGGTCGTCTCCGCCTCGCCGCCGGCGGACGCCGAGCCCGGCGACCGCTGGACCTCGTCGGTGGACGGCATGACGCTGGTGCTCGTCCCCGCGGGCGAGTTCCGCATGGGCAGCGACGACGGCGACTACGACGAACGCCCGCTGCGCACGGAAACCACCGAGGCTTTCTGGATCGACCTGACCGAAGTGACCCAGGGCATGTACGCCCACTGCAGCGACTGCCCCATCCCCGACTGCTTCCGCGGCGACGACGAACATCCCGTGGTCTGCGTGGATTGGGACGCCGCCCGCACCTACTGCGAGTGGGCCGGTAGGCGTCTGCTCACGGAGAAGGAATGGGAGAAGGCGGCGCGCGGCACGGACGGGCGCATCTACCCCTGGGGGAATGAGCTCGCCTCCTGCGACTACGCGGTGATGTTCGATCCCGTGCTGGGCAACGGCTGCGGCTCGGGCGATTCGGCCTGGGCCGTGGGCAGCAAGCCCGAAGGCGCCAGCCCCTACGGCGTGCTGGATATGGCCGGCAACGTGTGGGAATGGGTCGAGGATTGGGATCCCTACGCCACCAACGGCGCGGGACGGGTGCTGCGCGGCGGCGGTTACTTCAGCATCCCCGCCACCGTGCGCGCCGCCAAACGCGAAGTGCTGCACCTGCCGCTTGATAAAAACGACAGCCTCGGCTTCCGCTGCGGGGCTTCGGCGGAATAG
- a CDS encoding signal peptidase II gives MPDLPVWARAALRLAWLFVALLAFPVYLFYTQTRRRSVWTDVAAVGLCAGCLGHLLDDLFAPYTTDFIRFFDGPSANFADVYAYAGLAALAVELGFVLRETRSEWRGWRYFLHRTIETRRAFLRFVRRGFKIED, from the coding sequence GTGCCCGACCTGCCCGTCTGGGCGCGCGCCGCCCTGCGCCTCGCCTGGCTCTTCGTCGCCCTGCTGGCCTTCCCCGTCTACCTCTTCTACACCCAGACTCGGCGTCGCAGCGTCTGGACCGACGTTGCGGCCGTGGGTCTCTGCGCCGGCTGCCTCGGTCACCTGCTGGACGATTTGTTCGCCCCCTACACGACCGACTTCATCCGGTTCTTCGACGGGCCCAGCGCCAACTTCGCCGACGTCTATGCCTACGCCGGTCTGGCCGCATTGGCGGTCGAGCTGGGCTTTGTGCTGCGGGAGACGAGGTCCGAGTGGCGGGGCTGGCGGTATTTTCTTCACCGCACGATCGAGACGCGCAGGGCGTTCCTGCGTTTCGTTCGCAGAGGGTTTAAGATAGAGGATTGA